GGTGCCAGGCCGTTACTATTTTGCATCGcctaatttcaattttaattactTTCTCAGCTGTAACTGATCGTATTACCTGTTTATGTTCGAAGCAACGCTTTTTGAGCTCAGATTTAGAATTTTTTCTCCATTATTCAAATACGTGTATATCTTGTTCGAATATTCAAAAAACCAAAAAACTTtcaataataatattttattcataTTTCTTTTAGTAATTTTTATCGATTATTTCTCACTAAACAACAACTTTTCGAACATTTATCCTAATAAATTCAGTTTTTAAGAATAATGATATACTAAGTATTTAAAAAATCTGTCTATAAATTTAGTTAGTTAAATTCATaaaataatttcgtttccttaTCGGTGCTTGAGAACAATTCTATTTAGGCTTCAATTCTGAATAACGTTAATCCGTTAAGGGCAATTTAACGTTAACTTTAACATTAAACTGTAATAATATATAGAATATTTATATCAAAATATTTCGAAAATTATAGCACTGTGTAATATCTACAATCTGTTCAAGAAAGCGAGACATGAGTCATATAACCCTGTGTAAAAATTCGCCGTTTCTTCGCCGTGCCACGTATCTATCATGGTTCGATCACATTATTCGTAGCGTTATCAGAAACCGCGTCTAAAAGGCGGCAATAATTAATAATCGTACAGTGAATTTGTTTTTATTTTTCAGGTTATATTAAATTTTACTTTACCCACAAATTCAGTTACTTAACGCTACATGATTTTTATAAGTGCGAGCAGTGGTTTGTCTATTTCCATGTATCAAAATTTTTCGATAAAAACTTTACCGTTCTTAAAAGAAAAGATCCAGTTCAAAACATTGGTTGGATTTTTTCTTTTAAAGATGCTAAAGTTTTCATCGATAAAATTGAATTATATTAgtaaaaatatatatgctatgttATATAAACTCGTGATACGAGGTTACACTGTTGATTGTACAACGTGTTtgattgataagataaaatcgGTATTTTTCTTTGTTTATATGCGTAGAAAAAGTCGATAAGTGCCGGTTAAACATCGCAGAGATATGAAAAATTGTGTCTTGTGGGAAAACAACTTTAATAAATGGTCGGTTCGTTGAATCGTTAGTCAGTGGTAGTCCGTTTAGTGAATCTAAGGTTTCAGTGTAAACGATACAGTATAATAACGAGAAATAATCGTGATTGGGAAGAATTACACGCTGGGAAGGCGAATTAAGGAACGAAAGAGGCAATGATCCAATGTATATTTGTCCAGTACATATACCGTGTAGTATTTCGAACGAAATCTATGCAAGTTGAACGTAAAGAGAGCGTAATATGGATACGAAGGTACATCAATGGTAGGATGGGATAAGAGAGTACTGTTTCAAAGTTTATCCACGTTAGCCACCGACGTTACACttgaaattgaaatattacaCGACGAATAGCTCTATTATTGGAGTTGGAAAGCCTGATTATTCGAAATTGGGATTTACAATTGAAGGAAAAATTTTTAGACTTCTATTTATCATAGAGTTACTTTGTGAATGACACTCATAACAAAGTAAAAAAGGAAAGAGTTTAACGGATTAGTCGAATGTTATTATATATCTATGGAAAGAAGGAAACTTACGTGAATCAGAAATTAAATCAGAGATTCGGATAGATTGTTATTTAAAAACGATAAATCTCGTTCGGTATAACAGAATAATTCGCGACGTTCAATTCTGATAAACTGTACTACTAATTTTTGTAGGAAATGAGAAAAGTATAACAATGTTCGATGATCGACGCGCACGCTATTTAATGAATCGTGATACGTACTATATCTTTCGCGTTGTTTGTTCTATTTTGTCCTCGAACACTTTCTGTAGATATGGTAAAAACATAATGGCGCGCGGAAACGAACGTTGTGCACAGCCAGAGCCTTAACTGACGTCGCTACGTTCGTTAGACTCCTCCCGATAAGATCATCTGGAATTGACCGAAATTAGACTGTTCTGATAAAACCGCGTAAATATTGAACCTTATCGCACTTCTTAACTAACTGAACACGGATTTTAATTAACCAGCAGATACTTGAAATCGTAAATAAGCTAATTTGTGTACAACAAACTTAGCCCATACGAAGGAGGAGTACGAAAGTCGAAACAGTATCCCTCGATCCCTCGACGTGCCTCCACACACGTGAACGTTTAGAATTTGTGATACTACGAGCGAAGATGGTTCGTGACATTGTGGTGGAAAAATATTTTCACGGTTCACGAAAACATTACTGTCCCGTTTCCTGAAAAGGTTGTCTCGCTGAAAAGCATGACAAGTCGCAACGCATCATGGCAACGTGCGCTAACGAGAAATAAACAGCTGAAAGTACATAATTCGTTTTCTAAGTCATCATCGATTTGTTTATAGACGAGGAAGATCACATCGCCGTAAGCATTCGTACAAAAGCAATATTTCGTTTGAACAAGAACTTGGAagatatttaattattaatcaAATAATAATCGAGAGGATACAATAAGTTCGTAAATAAAAGAACAAATGGATGGGAAATTAATAGACCAGAGAAATACGAATATGGTTCAATAATAATTACCGATCATTTTTGTCAACATAACTCCAGTTAATATTGCTGGAATAATTATTGTGGAATAACTAATTCCTGGCATTAACCGGATTTCCATGGAATACGTGAATGAAAGGAGTAGTTTACTCAGTTCCGATCAACAGAATGATGCATCTCTGCCATCCCTGATTCCCCAAGGTTTGGCTCGCAGTTACGGGTCCATTTCGTCTTGTCAACAGGTGATACAATCGATCTGGAATAGAAGCAAACAGGTACTACACAAAAACCCAGATACAACGCGATTATTTCTTACCTAATAAATAAATACATGTTGTATGCATATATTATAGGATGCCTCTTATTTATTCTCAATTTTGTCTATTTTCTAAACAGAAATAACTCTTGTCATtaaaaacaaaaatttattGATTTAATATGGTTTAATATAATAACATAGGAATAGTGAAAATTACGTTTATAGTTGTACGGTTTATTTTTGTGGAAAATATGAACGGCGAATTTGAAGTTCTTGGTCTGTTAAGACTCATGATTCGTTGGATCAATTAAAAACTGACGGAAAGAAGTCTCGAATTGGGTTAGGTTTGAGCAGTTCCACCTATGAAATTCTAAGTAGAATATTTCGATAATATTTTGCAGTCTAGCTAATTCTAAGAGAAAATAGATATCGCTATTCTGCATTCTTTAGCAAACAAGTTTATTTATATTCAGGTTATATATTGCTTTTGTATAATCGTTATACTGTTATTAGAATGTTATCTGTATCTGGTTCCATGCAACCATGAAATTGCTACGAGCATAAGTTGAGTTGAATTCAATGGGACACTGACGTTTGACCCATAGCCTGGGCCGCGTGCCAAGATTTCCCAACGCGCTCGGAAAATTAAACGACTGATGCAATAGTGTATTCAAACATTTGTCTCCCTTACACGCCAAATTGCAGGACACATTTGAAACAACGTTTAGCTAACCTCTATTGATTTTATATGAGCCGTCTTTCTTTTTAAATGGTAAAAAGCCCCTTTTGAAAAACAAATGTGTTAATGgtaattttaatgaaatatGGATCTTCTTttgttatatttataatcaCACATTGAATGGAACATAACTTCTTCATAAATTAATCAACAGATTTTTAGCTGTAAAATACTAAGCAAAAATGTTATTTTCGATAATGGAATAAGTCCATTAGTAATACAAAATagctgaaaaaagaaaaaaaaatagtagaTTTCTTTTATATGTAATGAATCGAGAAGATTTTATCCAAACCAAATCTCCAAAAGAGACGATATCAAATAGGGAAACAAATACAAAAGAAGAAATGATAAATTGGTTGAAAATATGTTGGATGTGCCGCGGAAACTTTTCTACGAAATCTGCATGGAAAAAGATGCGCTACTTAAAGTTATTCTTTTATTTAGAAAATAAGAAAAGCCTGAAAATTTCAACAAAATTACTATGTTGCCCATGTATAAAACTTCAAGACTAACAACAAGAAAGAACGAAATATGGTGATATGATGAGTTCACTGGCCTTGCATACCTCTAATTTACCATTGCTTTCATTAGGCTAAATGTAAAGAATTCATTATTTTTAGTTATCTTAACGAAGTAATTTACTTTCTACACTTgtttatttacattttctttaaaatataataatataactgTAATTAACTCTTAATAGACTTGATCGTTGGTGTACTTTCGTGTctctattttaattattattttctacATTAAAAAATCCACTTCAGAAAATCCAACTGGTATAAAAATAGAGACTTAAATAAGCTCTTGTTTCGATTGTTCATTATTTATTGTTATCGAAATTGGTATAAGTCCATTTGCAACTAAAAAGATCGTTTTCTTCTTTAATACTTTTAGTAATTATTATAGCATAATAATATTTAAGAGGTTTACAATGTTAAAAACATCACTGGAATTGATGAACGTTCGGCAATATTTTTACAATTATTTCAAACGCAAATCCTTAATTATCTGAATATAAGAAAAAAAACGACTTATGTCATTTTCGAAAAGAACGGTTTAATCGGCAGAATCTCTCATTTGTCTACCCtttaattaaaagaaattaTTCAATTCAGGATCGAAATTTTACTGTCTCTAACGAGAATGGAAGCGCAATATCGTAATACATCTGATTCTACTCTTAATACTTCACATATTTTGACTCGTCCAAATTCGTCCTTTTGTGGCAATGTTCGTAGAAACTTTATTCAAGTCTTATGTTCTTGCATGTATTTTCTTACGTTTTCAGTTCCACGCGATTCCGTGTCGCCTTTCGACTGAATACGTAATCGTCTATTCTTGAAATAAATGCAAATAAATAATTGGTGTACGTCTATAATAAAAAAGGCATTATTATTCGCACACTAGAGATAGTACAAAGGTGGACAGTACAAGTGTATGAAAATGAAATACTAATCGTTTATCAGAAAAAATTATAATGTATGTTCCTCGAATTGGCTTAGGCATTCTAAAATTTATTTGACACCTTTGAAAGCAACACGAAGTTCATTATTTTTGCTTTTCGATTACATACAAATGTTTCATATTTTCTTTCAGGCAATTTATTCACAAGTCAATTTTCATTTTAAATGGTAATTATATGTCGCattaaattgaaattgaaatagTTTTTTGAAGAATTGAGGAAATTATCAGATTAGTTGTTTAAACTTCATGTAAATCAAAGATgtagaattaattttatttacagTAATTATATATTACTCGTTCTTTTCGCAATTTTTATTCCTTTTTACGAGCCACTGTAAACGAATTATTTGTTCGTGTACAATTGATTACTCTGTCGAGTGCTTTAATTGGCCCAAGTGCCGCGAGTAGCGCAAGGACACGCAGCCTCTTCGTCTAGCTGTACTAAGAGGAACACACTTTTCTAACCGACAATCTACATAAAGAAGATCATAAATTAGTCGACGGAAGTTTTTTAAGCCGTTATTGTTAGTATCGAGCACGGTAAGGAAACGTCAAAGGCGGCGCGTAATAGTCGCGCGATTAGGCTGTACTTATCAAGCGAAACGCAAACGAATGAAAGAAATCAGTGTTTGGAAAACTTATCATCCGGCACTGCCGGTGTTAATCGGTAGACTGCTATTATTATTCATATAGAATAACGTTCAATTGTTAGATAATGAACAATCGAGAAGTAATTCTAGCCATATTTGCATTGCTCTATTTTCTAACGCGTGcatattatttttcattttacTTATTCTTGAACTCTGAACTTCTATCTAtgtatttattaataaaatcaTAAGCTCGTAAAAGGTCGTAAAATTTTGTCGATTCCTATCATGTGCCAAAGATATCGTAACTATTCGTGCAACGCGCTAAATAATTTATCATCACTGTATATGATTACTACCGCATGATATGATTTCATTGTTCTGCACAATATCAATTTAAGAAGAACATTTCTCCGTTCCGATACCGCGGCGTCATTCAAGCTATATGTATACAATCTCCGTTTATCTGTGGAACGTCTTTCGTTTATTTTAACTGGTAATCGAATAAAATTTGTGACAGTCAGTTGCGCCTTTAAAAGTCAATTTATCGGTTGCGTAACACGGGACTGATCCTCGCGTCATTGCGTGTCACATTCCTCCGCCAGACTTAATTGTTCAGTCTCCAACGGTATCGCATTTTTCGAAATCCACAGCTGCACGATAAATATTTGCATCCACGTGTATTGCGGGGCAACTCACGCGACGTCGTCGAACAGGCGTCGCGACCATCCGAAAAGTTATCTTCCAAAGTTTCGGTTCTGCATCGATCTGCTGGTTTTATTCGATATATATTTTTGCAAACAATAGCGGGTGAAACGAATCAAGTAAGGCTAAACGAGGAACGCGTGTACCCACGAGGACGATGCTACACGCGACTCCACAGGAGCTATGTGTGCGTGTGTACACGACTTTAAAGATCCCACGTTGGATATATAAATGTCGCACGATCTGCTACAGTGCTCTTAAACGATCTGCTGGCGTCGCAGATCATACGCGTCCCTGTGGAATCGTGCGCACATTACACGCGCGTTCGTTCATCATTAATTGAAATTCAGGAAGCTTTCGGCATTCCGGCTAGAGGAGGCGGAGGAAAGGAGAGAAGAGATGACCGCCAGAAATCTGGAAAAGATGCTCAGGCTCACCACCTTGTCGAGGGTCCGTCTTTTACGGTATTGAATACGTTTTAGTGTTCGTGCGCATAATGCTGGGGCGCATTGTTTCCGATCTAAATTCGTGAAATTTTTAACAATTCGAATATAGGTTAAACGTTTAACTTAACTTTAACTATTTATTAACCGTGTTCGTTTAGGCTGTTGTTTTCTGTTTGGGGATTTTCGAACAATCATAGTTTAGTCTAGTAAAAAATAGAATGAAATTTCGTACAATAAACGATCTCTCTAATATGACTTCATAGATACACTTGAACAATTAATTTTACAAACTCTTCAATTTTTCATAATATATCATTCCCctattaatttaatataatatgtAGGTTAAAAGAACTTTTTGTTAAAAATTGATTATGTTAAAAAAGTTATTTATGTAATGTCTGGATTTTCTGATGGATTTTCTGAAGGAGAAAATGATGACCTTTTATTTAATCATTTTAGTCCGTTTTTTTATACTGCTCTAGTTTGTACTAATTTTACAATTACTCTCCGTTTAAGTTAAATAGCACAATATGTGGTATTGCTAAAGTTAAGGAAATGATCAGGCCGAATTTTTAATTTCAGCACACTCAGTTTAAAAGAAATTTCTCTGACGCTTGTATCGAGTGAATGTCGGATAAAAAAATTGTGGTATACCAGTAATTATATAATGAAAGGATGAATTTCGGCGTAAACCTCAGAACTCACAAACTTTTTAACGGTTCGATTTTTACGGTTCAATTACGGTAATTTTACTGTAGTTGGTGGTAGTACAGTACGGTTGGTTTAGTAGTCGGTACGCTTCGATATTTTCGAAAATATTCACATTTTGGCTTTTCATCGGTACGATTCGCGCGATAAAAGAAGTACATATCACAGATCAAAGACATGCTACATTAATATTCGAAGGAGTGATTGAACTCCAAGTTCATTCGTTGTTCTATGCTTCCCTTAGAAACAGCTGCGGCATTATTTTCACGTATTCATacgtacatataatatgatctacCTTGGACTGTGTCGACAAGGCGCAGTGAAGAAAGAATGCCATGCGGAAGGCTAAAGACGACCGTGTCAAGATCACGACGCATCATTTTCGAATCAGCATCGAGGAGGAAGAAGACGAGGAGAATAAGGAAGTGGAAAACACACCGGGCCGAGGGGACGCGGAGGGAAGGATCTCTATTACGATAGAAGCAGATTCCGGAGTGGTGATTGGTGGACAGGATCTAGAGTCCTGGGAAAGTCTTCCGTTTGACGAGCAGGAATACGTGTTTGGTAAAGGCCGAGCACCTATTTGCGAGCACGAAGATGGGACCCTGGAAAAGGCGGCGACCTCTTCGGAGAAGTCTCTCCAGGGGAACCGGAATGAACACAGACAAAAGGTGCAGAGCTACGAGTTTGACTCGTCGTGGGACTCTGATGGTTTCGAGGGCTTCGTTGAAGCGCAAACGAAAGAAACAGTTGGCGAAACGAGCGGCGCGCGTTGCACTTGCGCCTCTGAGAAACGTAAAAGAATGAGAAAGATGCAGACCAACAACGTGGAAAGTGAACAGAGATCGTCAATTAGTTCGAACGATGTTTTCATTGAAAATCGCGGATCGTTTGCCTACGAAAACGAAAGCTCGCGCTCATCAACGGCTAGTGCGGAGTGGAAAGAAACCTTTCGAAAGTCTCCCATTTCCGTCGAATCACCAAATTATCCTATCGAGACAATGGACAAAGTGTACAACCCTGGTACCAGTgggtccacgatgaatattcagAGCACGCAAGAAACAAAGTTACAAACCTCGAGTAGAAGACATTCGGTGATCGCCAAAGCAGAAGTTCAAGAAAGCATCATAGTTAGCCCGTCCGGTGTAGAATCGAACAGTACGGTTCCTCCGTCAGTTGTGGCATCTCCACTTTTCATCAGACGTTACCAGAAGATTATGTCGACCCTTCCTCAAACTTCTACCAGCTTGAACGAAGTCTCTACATCCGACAATCAAGAGGAACAATTAAAGATTCAACGAGACATCGCGCATTCTTCGAAAGTAAACGGGCCGGATACCGAGGAAGATACCCAGATGAGCACCCAAAGGAGACTGACATTGCCTATTACAAATGTCGATCTGAATGTAAAAAGCACGCGCAAAACATCCGCCTATGAAAGTATATTATCAGGAACAAACGTGAATCCTATCAGACGATCCAGCCTCGTAAGCGCGGCCATCTGCTCCAGTTTGGCGCCCAGCTTAGTTTGCGCGCACGCAGTCGTTCCGAATTGTTTGTTACCGTCCGCGGACGAGAACGGCGTCGACAAGTCGAACATTTCGTCCGCCTCGACGAATTTTACCGAACAACCGGCTGGAAGAAGCGGTGCGGGTACGTTCAAAGTGAAATTGCCTTTCCTGCGCCTTCAAATACCGGCGACAACACAATCCGCTAGGTGGGACAACGACGACGATCAGGAGGATTTGAACCGACAACACTCGCACCATCATCATCACCACCATCACCATCATCACGTCTTCCCGCACTTTCACGTACCCACATTTACGTTCACAACGCCAGCTACCGATGGCGAGTCAGGTCGGAAGTTCAACTTTGGGATTCGCAGACATTCGCAGACGGTTAGTCGTCGAGATGGTCTTGCGCTTTTCTCCTTCGAGCGTAAAcggcttttttctctctccctctctttctctttgttTTTTGATCAGATACCGACAACGAGATTGGGATTTGCAGGATTGCTAacattatctatgtttcaggcttCCCGATTTTTCTTTATGTTtgattatatattttttctttatgTTTGATCGTTTGATGTTTGGCGTTGTTAGATCTTTTTCTTCTCACTGGATTAATTATTATTCATTCGCTTGACAATACTCGTTTGTTCAGTTATGATATTTGTTTAATCTAACTAATTTCTTAGCTTTAAACGTTTCTTAAATCAAATTCTTAACAGTTGtctaatttttattttcatttttgttattattgttattattattattattattattattattattattattatttcttttttaattaaattaaaaggAACATTTGAGCTTCTGCACTGTTCATTCAAAGCTTGAATACGATAAAAATTGTAGAGAGatatgtttaaaaaaaaatatgcaaAAATGTGCAAGATCAGGTCATACCCATATATCGAGCTTTAAAGCGATTCCGTGTCGATACTTCAATTGATGTTCTTCTAAACTGTACATTTCTTGAGCGAAGATAAATGCTTTAACAATGTCACTGTCAGTGGCCATTAATCATCGTTCTTGGTACCTACGAATGGACTGTTGTTCCATTCATTCTATCACAAGTTTTTGACCGATGCAGTTATTGTTGTGCTATTCGCTTCAAACTTTTGGCACACCGACGAACATAAATTTTCGACCAGCTCTCtacgtgtaaaataaaacaagATGAAATTTATCGTCGTAATATGATTATGAGCTGCAACTAATTTTGTCGACGTTTCGAATGCATCTGCAATTCGCTCgactataaaatattttatagacAAACATGATTCTCTTCTTAATTCTCAATCTAGAAACATTAACATTAACTTTGCACGTGAATATGCTTCGCTCCTCATCCTTGCTCTTTAATTTATTACCCAATTTAGATAAAATGCaagtaaaaattaaatagcACCATAAAATCGTTATACTATACGTTGATAACTATCGTAAATATAAATCAACCATAATCTCTTGAAACTTGTAACGAATCCTTTCGAACGATTAACAAAGAAGTTTTCCATGTAGACAAAATGCATGCATAATACAAAATTATCAATTGTGCATTATTATTTGTATAAACGTAACTTTCTTATATAATGATTTCAGatgattttttttctttttaaaggtAACAAACATTTGGTAAATCTGTTATAGTTTTTGCTTAAATTTATATCTTTATTGCAAAATTTGCGTAGCGTAATGAGATTTCGTTGGATTTTCTTTCGGTTGAAGTCAATTTCATTAGTTCGTAAACGAAAATTACATAGAGTATGTCGTATTATGAAATATCCGTAAGGGTGTTTTTTAAGATTAGGTGGAGCTAGTACTCTACGTTTCGTCATCGACACGACACGCATGAATTAATAGAACGTTTCTGCGTGCGAGTGAAAGATTGTTGTCTCCGCATTTTATTATTGAAGTAGCATTTACGATAACCTGAATGTTTTCAGGATTATTCGCGAGTAGTGTCCGTCGTATTGcttgaaaatattttaatacATTTCTTGCCAAGATTCGTCGATATGTTACATTATTTGCAATGATATTCAAAATTGAGGAACAAAtcagaaatttttaatttttcttaaaatttACTtgtcttttgtttttttttattaagaaaAGTGATTAGTTTTAAATGTGGATGCTAATTATCGAAAATGATCGATCGATGGCAGAGAACGTGCTCCAGCAATGTCCAAAAGTTTGGCGAgttaattcattttaatcgtgtaTTAACTATACAGTAAACATATTTGAAATTACCCTCAAGTTTGATTTATTATATTTTGCTTGTGTGGAAAACGCTAACTGTTTGTGTTTaaacaatttaaaaatattcGAACGAATAATACAAAAAGAGATTGACACATTTGCTATTTTCTGTAACATCAATTGGCTCCAGCAGATTTTATCTTTATCTCGGCTTTATTCCTATCGAGCGATACAATATAAAAGTTTCTAAAACTTTTTTATTTGCCTCTTGATCATAGATCAGTATTGGGTTGTTCGGAAAGTAACTTCGTTTCTTTTATGAAAAAAGAAAATCTATTTTTTTGTACTATGTagatattttattaaattacaTATTGACCATTTTGATCCAATACGCACATAATTCCACGCTTATAAAAGTCTTGATCTTTACATGCGAAAAACTGGTCCAAGTGATCTTTGACATCCTCATTTGAAGTAAAAGTTTTACCTTCTAAAAAATTTTGTAAAGACCGAAATAGATAATAATCTGAGGGCACTAGATCCGGTGAATATGGTAGGTGTGGCAACACTCCCATCCAAGCTGCAACAGCTTCTGACGAATTTGTATGAGGTCTAGCATTATTTTGGTGGGATACCACACCTTTTCTAGTAATCAATTCTGGCCTTTTCTGTTTGATGGCGTCATTCAATTTGTCCAGCTGAGTCCAGCAGTACACTTTCGAGTCAATTGTAGAATTGTCTGGTCAAAGCTCAAAAAAAAATGATTCCCTTAAAATCCCACCAAACAAAGAgcattactttttttttatttatgaaTCATTTGTTTGAAAATCACTTCATTTCCTTAAAATTGAAAATGGATCATTTCCTTGATGTTTAAGAAGCGAATCACACATGTCAATTTGACGGAGCAAAGCTCGTTCTTTCAGAACATGAGGTACCCATATATCGAGCTTTGGAATGTAACCTAGCCGTTTCACGTGATTGAATCCGACAAATTTTATCTCTTAGCAATATCTCGCATCGTAATGATTCGGCGAATTGCCTCAAACAATGCTATTATTTTGTCTTTATCAAGTTTAATGAGTCTTCCGGAACTCGCGTCTTCAATATCTATGTTGTCGGAACGGAATTTTGCAAACCAGTTTTGGTATTTGCGTTCTGTCAGCACATTTCCTCCATACACGCCAGATAATTTTTTTCTTGCTTGAACAGCATTCTTACCTTTTCAATAACAAAAAAGGAGTATATGCCGAAAATGCTGCTTTTTATTTTCCATATTTGATGGGACACAAAAAGAAAACTTCTACGCTCAACTAAATAAAATGGTTATGATTTAATCTTAAACTAGTAGTGGATTGAAAGTATAATGACAACAAGTTGGTTACTACTGAAGCTGGCTACAGAAAAATACAATTTTTGACCCTAGTATGAAAATACGAAACTACTTTCCGAACAACTCAATATTTTATGATTTCGACTCCATTCTCTAACGATAAAATCCATATTTTATTACATTCTCTTTGAGCACGAGAATATTGTACGAGCTCTTTTGGTGTGTTCATTAATCGGGCAATGGAGAAGTCGTCCATGATTTCAGTCGTGATTAAATATGTCCAAATTTATTTTCTcaattattttatatcatatattatttatatattttctcaattatttatattatataatttggacatatatatatatataggttgTGCCTTTTTTCGTTGTGTGGCAATTTAAAAATACATGTATGCATATACATTGCGAATATTACAATATGACTTAATAATATGAAAACCAATCCGTAACACAAGTTGTTGGACACTTAGTATTTGGCTGTAACTGTATTAGGTGCTAATTATTTCAATAATAATCGTGCTTGGCTTTTCGAAGCCATTTACATTTCAAATTGCAGGCAGGCAACGAGTTTCATTTGATAGAATGATATTTTAATCAATTAAtataaaaaagaagagaaaaaataaCTGACTACTCGAATAGAAAACATGTGGTATCCGTAGTACAATATAATAAC
This sequence is a window from Xylocopa sonorina isolate GNS202 chromosome 6, iyXylSono1_principal, whole genome shotgun sequence. Protein-coding genes within it:
- the LOC143424441 gene encoding uncharacterized protein LOC143424441 — translated: MRKAKDDRVKITTHHFRISIEEEEDEENKEVENTPGRGDAEGRISITIEADSGVVIGGQDLESWESLPFDEQEYVFGKGRAPICEHEDGTLEKAATSSEKSLQGNRNEHRQKVQSYEFDSSWDSDGFEGFVEAQTKETVGETSGARCTCASEKRKRMRKMQTNNVESEQRSSISSNDVFIENRGSFAYENESSRSSTASAEWKETFRKSPISVESPNYPIETMDKVYNPGTSGSTMNIQSTQETKLQTSSRRHSLARPV